Proteins encoded by one window of Erwinia pyrifoliae DSM 12163:
- the pstB gene encoding phosphate ABC transporter ATP-binding protein PstB, producing the protein MVDNSSAQTIQVRNLNFYYGKFHALKNINLDIAKNQVTAFIGPSGCGKSTLLRTFNKMFSLYPDQRAEGEILLDGENILTASQDIALLRARVGMVFQKPTPFPMSIYDNIAFGVRLFEKLSRADMDERVQWALTKAALWTETKDKLHQSGYSLSGGQQQRLCIARGIAIRPEVLLLDEPCSALDPISTGRIEELITELKQDYTVVIVTHNMQQAARCSDRTAFMYLGELIEYSDTDTLFTTPQKKQTEDYITGRYG; encoded by the coding sequence ATGGTTGATAACAGTTCCGCTCAGACGATTCAGGTTCGCAACCTGAACTTCTATTACGGAAAATTCCATGCGCTGAAAAACATCAATCTTGATATTGCCAAAAACCAGGTGACGGCGTTTATCGGCCCTTCCGGCTGTGGTAAATCGACCCTGCTGCGCACCTTTAACAAGATGTTTTCGTTGTACCCCGATCAGCGGGCGGAAGGGGAAATCTTACTGGATGGCGAGAATATTTTGACCGCCAGCCAGGATATCGCCCTGCTGCGCGCGCGCGTGGGCATGGTCTTCCAGAAGCCAACGCCATTCCCGATGTCGATATACGACAATATCGCTTTCGGCGTGCGGCTGTTTGAAAAGCTGTCGCGTGCCGATATGGACGAACGCGTGCAGTGGGCGCTGACCAAAGCGGCGCTGTGGACGGAAACCAAAGACAAGCTGCATCAGAGCGGTTACAGTCTTTCCGGCGGCCAGCAGCAGCGTCTGTGCATTGCGCGCGGTATCGCGATCCGCCCGGAAGTGCTGCTGTTGGATGAACCCTGTTCGGCGCTTGACCCGATTTCCACCGGGCGCATTGAAGAGTTGATTACCGAACTGAAACAGGATTACACCGTGGTGATCGTGACTCATAATATGCAGCAGGCAGCCCGCTGCTCCGACCGTACGGCGTTTATGTACCTTGGCGAACTGATTGAGTACAGCGATACCGACACGTTGTTTACCACACCACAAAAGAAGCAGACTGAAGACTATATCACCGGCCGCTATGGTTGA
- the pstA gene encoding phosphate ABC transporter permease PstA, with protein MSTLDLQAHDQLLVSRRKMQAWRRMKNRIALTLSLLTMAFGLFWLVWILFSTVTRGMDGMSLALFTENTPPPNTAGGGLANALAGSGLLIFWATVVGTPLGIMAGIYLAEYGRKSWLAEAIRFINDILLSAPSIVVGLFVYTVVVAQMQHFSGWAGMIALALLQIPIVIRTTENMLKLVPDSLREAAYALGTPKWKMISAITLKASVSGILTGVMLAIARIAGETAPLLFTSLSNQFWSTDMMQPLANLPVTIFKFAMSPFAEWQSLAWAGVLIITLCVLLLNILARVVFAKSKH; from the coding sequence ATGAGTACCCTTGATTTACAGGCACACGACCAACTGCTCGTCTCGCGGCGTAAAATGCAGGCGTGGCGGCGGATGAAAAACCGCATCGCCCTCACTTTGTCATTACTGACGATGGCCTTTGGCCTGTTTTGGCTGGTGTGGATCCTGTTCTCTACCGTGACGCGCGGTATGGATGGCATGTCTCTGGCGCTGTTTACCGAAAACACGCCGCCGCCAAATACGGCAGGGGGCGGTTTGGCCAATGCCCTGGCCGGCAGCGGCCTGCTGATTTTCTGGGCTACCGTGGTCGGTACGCCGCTTGGCATTATGGCGGGCATCTACCTGGCCGAATACGGGCGTAAATCCTGGCTGGCCGAAGCGATCCGCTTTATCAACGACATTCTGCTGTCGGCCCCTTCGATTGTGGTCGGGCTGTTTGTTTACACGGTGGTAGTGGCGCAGATGCAGCACTTTTCCGGCTGGGCCGGGATGATCGCGCTGGCGCTGTTACAGATCCCGATTGTTATCCGCACCACTGAAAATATGTTGAAACTGGTACCGGACAGTCTGCGTGAAGCGGCCTACGCGCTGGGAACGCCGAAATGGAAGATGATTTCGGCCATTACCCTGAAAGCATCGGTTTCCGGCATTCTCACCGGGGTGATGCTGGCGATAGCCCGTATTGCCGGGGAAACGGCTCCGCTACTGTTTACCTCGTTGTCGAATCAGTTCTGGAGCACCGACATGATGCAGCCGTTGGCAAACCTGCCGGTGACCATCTTCAAGTTCGCCATGAGCCCCTTTGCCGAATGGCAGAGTCTGGCCTGGGCGGGCGTGCTGATTATTACGTTGTGCGTGCTGTTATTGAACATACTGGCACGCGTTGTCTTCGCCAAAAGCAAACATTAA